From Psychrobacillus sp. FSL K6-2836, a single genomic window includes:
- the hutI gene encoding imidazolonepropionase: protein MSKAVWIKHASQLVTLASKHKGPRTKEAMSELTIIEDGSIWLENEVIQAIGTTEELQRKYATRIDEAEIIDAFGKLVTPGLVDPHTHVAYGGSREREFEMRLEGATYMDIMNAGGGIHATSRMTREATEEEIFAQTKVRLDSFLAHGVTTIEGKSGYGLNVETEIKQLRVMQRLQTEHPVDIVPTFMGAHAVPAEFKEKEDEYVDLIVNDMLPKVAGEKLAKFNDVFCEVGVFTPEQSKRILEAGKALGLAPKIHADEIEPYGGAELAAEVGAISAEHLLKASDSGIAAMAKQGVIACLLPATALYLRETSARGRAMIDAGVPVAISTDCNPGSSPTTSMPLVMNLACISMRLTPAESLCAATFNAACAIQMEDKVGSLEIGKQADIVLWNVPNYQQLQYLFGVNHVNSVWKKGVQVVGLQRN from the coding sequence ATGAGTAAAGCAGTTTGGATTAAACATGCATCTCAATTAGTTACTCTGGCCAGTAAACATAAAGGTCCACGAACGAAAGAGGCCATGAGTGAACTCACTATTATAGAAGATGGAAGTATTTGGTTGGAAAATGAAGTAATTCAAGCTATTGGTACAACAGAGGAGCTTCAAAGAAAATATGCAACTCGTATAGATGAAGCCGAAATCATTGATGCATTCGGAAAACTCGTGACACCTGGGCTTGTTGATCCGCATACGCATGTCGCATATGGAGGAAGTCGTGAGCGTGAATTTGAAATGCGTCTAGAAGGTGCAACCTATATGGATATTATGAACGCAGGTGGAGGTATCCATGCTACTAGCCGCATGACACGAGAAGCAACTGAAGAAGAAATTTTTGCCCAGACTAAAGTCAGGCTAGACTCCTTCTTAGCTCATGGAGTAACTACTATAGAAGGAAAAAGTGGATATGGTTTAAATGTTGAAACGGAGATAAAACAACTTCGAGTTATGCAGCGATTGCAGACAGAGCATCCAGTAGATATTGTTCCAACTTTTATGGGGGCACATGCTGTTCCCGCTGAATTTAAAGAAAAAGAAGATGAATACGTTGATTTGATAGTGAATGATATGCTGCCCAAAGTAGCTGGTGAAAAGCTCGCTAAGTTTAATGATGTCTTCTGTGAAGTAGGCGTCTTTACCCCTGAGCAATCGAAGCGAATTTTAGAGGCTGGGAAGGCTCTTGGATTGGCACCTAAAATTCATGCAGATGAAATTGAACCTTATGGAGGAGCCGAACTTGCGGCGGAAGTGGGAGCTATTTCTGCAGAGCATTTATTGAAAGCATCAGATAGCGGTATTGCTGCAATGGCCAAACAAGGTGTTATCGCATGTTTACTACCCGCAACAGCTTTGTATTTACGAGAAACTTCCGCGAGGGGTCGCGCTATGATTGATGCTGGTGTGCCAGTTGCGATTTCAACTGATTGCAATCCCGGTTCCTCTCCGACAACATCCATGCCGCTTGTGATGAACTTAGCCTGTATTTCGATGAGACTTACTCCTGCAGAGAGCTTATGTGCGGCAACATTCAATGCAGCCTGTGCTATTCAAATGGAGGATAAAGTCGGCTCTTTAGAAATAGGTAAACAAGCAGATATTGTGCTCTGGAACGTTCCAAATTACCAGCAATTACAGTATTTGTTTGGAGTAAATCATGTGAATAGTGTGTGGAAAAAAGGAGTACAGGTCGTCGGTTTACAACGAAATTAG
- the hutH gene encoding histidine ammonia-lyase, translating to MINLKGNDLTLEHMRAILYQHEQIIIDDCAKENVVKSRKVVERIVEAGQTVYGINTGFGKFSDVSINESDVHALQLHLIRSHACGIGEPFEEVVSRAMVVLRLNALLKGFSGIRLEVLERLSYMVNHRIHPVIPQQGSLGASGDLAPLSHLALVLIGEGFVWDGDNQVPSLLVWEKHHLTPIVLEAKEGLALINGTQAMTAQGVVNWLESETLAYQSEWIAAMTMEALYGITDAFHPAIHEARGYPEQVGVAKRMLQWLEGSQLVTRQGEKRVQDAYSIRCIPQIHGASWQVLAYVKDKLEIEMNAATDNPLIVEDGEVIISGGNFHGQPIAFAMDFLKVAMAELANVSERRIERLVNPHLNEGLPPFLSPEPGLQSGAMILQYAAASLVSENKTLSHPASVDSIPSSANQEDHVSMGTIGARHAYQIIQNSRRVIAIEAICAVQGVEYRGNNLISPALQNKWQKIRGVVPSITEDRIFSVDVEKTYLYLKEETTRKF from the coding sequence TTGATTAATTTAAAAGGAAATGACCTTACACTAGAGCATATGCGAGCTATTTTATATCAGCATGAACAAATTATTATAGATGATTGTGCAAAAGAAAATGTTGTGAAGAGTCGAAAAGTCGTTGAAAGGATTGTGGAAGCTGGTCAAACCGTCTATGGCATAAATACTGGCTTTGGAAAATTCAGTGATGTGAGCATAAACGAGTCTGATGTCCACGCCCTTCAGCTACATCTTATTCGTTCCCATGCATGTGGTATTGGAGAACCATTCGAGGAAGTTGTATCACGTGCAATGGTCGTTCTTCGTTTAAATGCATTACTTAAAGGATTTTCTGGTATTCGTTTAGAAGTGTTAGAGCGGCTGTCATACATGGTGAACCATCGTATTCACCCTGTAATTCCTCAGCAGGGATCTCTTGGAGCCTCTGGTGACTTAGCTCCCCTCTCCCATCTTGCTTTAGTTTTAATAGGTGAAGGGTTCGTCTGGGACGGGGACAATCAAGTTCCATCTCTTCTAGTTTGGGAAAAACATCATTTAACACCAATTGTATTAGAAGCTAAAGAAGGTCTGGCATTGATAAATGGAACGCAAGCGATGACTGCTCAAGGAGTAGTCAATTGGCTTGAATCCGAAACACTTGCCTATCAAAGTGAATGGATTGCTGCCATGACAATGGAAGCTCTATACGGTATTACAGATGCTTTTCATCCAGCTATTCATGAAGCACGAGGTTATCCCGAGCAAGTAGGAGTTGCGAAAAGAATGCTTCAATGGCTTGAAGGCAGTCAACTTGTAACTAGACAAGGTGAAAAACGTGTGCAGGATGCCTACTCTATAAGATGTATACCTCAAATTCATGGAGCGAGCTGGCAGGTCCTTGCTTATGTAAAGGATAAACTGGAAATTGAGATGAATGCAGCTACGGATAACCCGTTAATCGTAGAGGATGGAGAAGTGATTATTTCGGGAGGAAACTTTCACGGTCAACCAATTGCATTTGCCATGGATTTCCTAAAGGTTGCAATGGCTGAACTTGCAAATGTATCTGAGCGACGAATTGAACGTTTAGTGAATCCACATCTAAATGAAGGATTACCACCTTTTTTAAGCCCAGAGCCCGGATTACAATCTGGAGCTATGATTTTACAATATGCAGCAGCAAGCCTTGTTTCTGAAAATAAAACCTTGTCCCACCCTGCCTCCGTTGACTCTATTCCGTCTTCCGCAAATCAGGAAGATCATGTGAGCATGGGAACAATCGGGGCAAGACATGCCTATCAAATCATTCAAAATAGCCGCAGAGTCATCGCAATCGAAGCCATTTGCGCTGTGCAAGGAGTGGAATATAGAGGCAATAACCTCATATCTCCTGCCCTGCAGAACAAGTGGCAAAAAATTCGAGGCGTCGTTCCTTCCATAACAGAAGATCGTATTTTTAGTGTGGATGTAGAAAAAACGTATTTGTATTTAAAAGAAGAAACTACTCGTAAATTTTAA